CTGGGCTCGTTAACCTCTCTTTAAGAATGGAAAGGTATTAGGTTTTTCTATGGGAGTTGCTTTTGTCAGATCTGGATTTTTTTGGATGGTTTCCGTATTGAGAAGAACTTTGAAGATTAAGCTGAATGATTTGAAAAAATGAACACAATTTGGACAATATTTAagataaaagaaagaaaagaaataaacTGTAAGTGACAAATAATAAGCTTAACCAAACAGGAGTTTGATCTGCATATATAACGGCTATAAATGGCCTCACAATGCTCGATCTATTCAGAAATGATAGtatacactgtttgatctaaatgAATATATTATTCCTTAATCAAATGAACTAATCATGGCAAAATCTTATGGTTTTGGATTTTGATTATCGTCGAGTTGGATGAAATTCCTATGTTACAGAAATTCATTGATAGCTTGAGATTTTTCTTGcgattttaactttttttttttggtggggTTGGTGTAGTGATTTGGACGCGACGATGCTGGCCTGTATTGCATTTTCATGCCCAAATCTTGAATATATGGAGATCTCTGCTTCTAATGCTGCGCTCAATCGGATCACTGGGTAAATATCTCATCTTTTTTCTCCTGTTTTTGGTTCAAGCTAAGGTTGCCAGTAGACGATAGTGCTTATGATTCAGATTGTATGTAAACAACACAGTGAATTAGTTTCTTCGATGCTAGATTTGGTAGTAACCCCTTTTGATTTTTGTTCCCATCTAATCGAAAATTACTCTCGTGCTATAAGGATAATATTGGGCTCATCATCTTTTATGTGATTCAAAATGCAGTGATGAGTTGGGCCGTTTTATTGCCGATAGACGAATGTTGAAAAGTCTTAAGGTTGAAGGGTGTTCCAATCTTGGTGGTTTTGTTCTCTGTTCATCAAGTCTTGCTACTCTTTGGCTTTCGGATCTTTGCTCTCTGTCTAAGATGGTGCTTATCTACTTTTTAGCATCTTATTTTTGTGGGccttttatataatttttgttatgATTAGCTTAGGGTGATTTGTTACTTATTCACTTCTTTTGGCACAGGTTTTTAATTGCCCAAATCTTAAAGAGATTTCTTTAGAATTTTCTCGCCAAGAAAATGATAATACTGACCTTGTTAGCATGGCTGAATCTCTGGGAAGGGGTTGCCCAAGGTTGCAAAACATTCACATTGCTTCTATCCGGCTGTCTCATCCAGTTGTACTTGCCCTCACAGCTGCCCAGTTAAGGTTGGTAGgctgtatttttttttctctcaagcTTTAGAATTCTATGAATTATCATGTGTAGTGCTGAATCCATTTTTTTGTTCATAAAGCCTATGTGCAATTATCACAGCTTAAGACAATTGAAAACAAAATGTCGATTTCTAACTATGAATGAAAATATGCGAAGAGGCTAATAGGATTTGATTGTCCATATGCAGGGGCTTAAGAATGCTTTCGCTTGTTCTTGGATCCGAAATTACTGATGCTTCAGTTGCTGCCATTGCTCAAAGTTATCCTAATTTAGAGCTGCTTGATCTTAGTGGGTATGTTTCCAATTTCATATGCATTTTAAAGATGATCGTATTTCTTAACTCATGCAATGGTTACGAACTTATATGAGTGCGTAATATATAATGACATATTTTTCTCCTTTTAATGTTTTCTAACAATATTTTGTGTTCTATCTGAATTTAGGTCTGGTATCAGTGATAGTGGGATTGGAATGATCTGCAATGTGTTCCCAGACACTCTTACGAGACTCCTTGTCGCTCTTTGTCAAAACATTACTTCAAGTAAGTACCTTGTACTGGCTTTAAGATAATGTACTGAAAATTTGTTTTGCCCTTCGTCTTTTCAAACattattattttgatattaatgtttgttaatgtTGGCAGGTGGTATTCAATTTGCCACAGCACAGCTGCCGCTTCTCGAACTCATGGACTGTGGCATGTCCATATGTGATCCCAATTCTCTGGATCCTACCACAGAAGAAAGTAGTGACTGTGAAGTACAGAAAACAAGCAATGCCACAGTCTCGCATATTTACCAGAATCTGATCATCAAACATAGCCGTTTAAAAAAACTAAGCTTGTGGGGTTGTTCTGGCTTGAACGTGAGTTTCTAAAACTTAACTAGAAAGTTATTTGTGTGTTTATATTCGTATCTTGGGATCTAAAGTTTTTGAATCCAATTGCAGGCTCTGCATCTAAACTGTCCAAAACTCAATGATCTGAATCTGAACTCTTGTACAAATTTGCATCCAGGTACTCTATTTGATCTCGTCATCTTAGCCTTTGTGTGTTAATCTGGTTTATCGATTAGTTGATATTAATTTCTGTGTCTTACAGAGAAATTGTCACTTCAATGCCCCAACTTAGAACATGTACATGCTACGGGTTGCAAGACATTGCTAATTGGAACTATTCGGACTCAGGTAAATACACATTTTACAATCAAATCTATTTTGTTTAAATCCCAACGAAAAACCAAACCTTGTTTGATAcatacacatgtatatatatatatcagtcgTTCTAAGTTTGCATCCATGTAAAAA
The genomic region above belongs to Humulus lupulus chromosome 1, drHumLupu1.1, whole genome shotgun sequence and contains:
- the LOC133785660 gene encoding F-box/LRR-repeat protein 17 → MQQYRSRRPHFPIAGASTPGESAVAAHTPSLSDYKRGKKRGSYNCGRCGQPKKGHSCNIGGGDTTPTESTADVSADYSLSTSRHPPPPPRQPYSHLRRALSFDDVDNGGDGGFDPPETDDDELGDPMMEMETDLVSGGLPANCLWEVLRRLPPAGLLSAAKVCKGWRETTKKLWKAAEVLKLRVPPRAQVGLVGSMLHKCPGLVNLSLRMESDLDATMLACIAFSCPNLEYMEISASNAALNRITGDELGRFIADRRMLKSLKVEGCSNLGGFVLCSSSLATLWLSDLCSLSKMVFNCPNLKEISLEFSRQENDNTDLVSMAESLGRGCPRLQNIHIASIRLSHPVVLALTAAQLRGLRMLSLVLGSEITDASVAAIAQSYPNLELLDLSGSGISDSGIGMICNVFPDTLTRLLVALCQNITSSGIQFATAQLPLLELMDCGMSICDPNSLDPTTEESSDCEVQKTSNATVSHIYQNLIIKHSRLKKLSLWGCSGLNALHLNCPKLNDLNLNSCTNLHPEKLSLQCPNLEHVHATGCKTLLIGTIRTQVNNRTESFGNVILSKRFADGSKRIRVPLFLNAQSYDDDSKRRRVEKLKCNVIVS